A stretch of Sulfitobacter sp. THAF37 DNA encodes these proteins:
- a CDS encoding carbon-nitrogen hydrolase family protein, with amino-acid sequence MKIATAAYPLDVLTSWAQYEDKIAHWVAEAAGQGADLLVFPEYGAMELATLAGAEVAADLEASLFAVSDRLAEADALHLKLARDHGVHIVAASGPAATGTRPVNRARLMTPTGQTGVQDKQIMTRFEAEVWDVVPGNALQVFDTALGKIGILICYDSEFPLLGRALTDCDIICVPSVTEALAGYWRVRIGAMARALENQCITAMSSVVGEGDWSDALGTSFGAGGIFAPPDVGFPPTGVLAVGELNAPGWTYAEVDLGQVAHVRRDGVVLNRRHWNGQIGRDDAAPSVRLR; translated from the coding sequence ATGAAGATCGCCACCGCCGCCTACCCGCTGGACGTCTTGACGTCCTGGGCGCAGTACGAGGACAAGATCGCGCACTGGGTCGCAGAGGCCGCGGGGCAGGGGGCGGATTTGCTGGTGTTTCCCGAATATGGCGCGATGGAACTGGCGACCCTCGCCGGGGCCGAGGTTGCAGCCGATCTCGAAGCGTCGCTCTTTGCCGTTTCCGACCGGCTGGCCGAGGCGGACGCGCTGCACCTGAAACTGGCGCGCGACCACGGGGTGCATATCGTCGCGGCCTCGGGCCCCGCGGCGACCGGCACGCGGCCCGTCAACCGGGCGCGGCTGATGACGCCCACCGGGCAAACCGGGGTTCAGGACAAGCAGATCATGACCCGGTTCGAGGCCGAGGTCTGGGACGTGGTGCCGGGCAATGCGCTTCAGGTGTTCGATACCGCATTGGGAAAGATCGGGATACTGATCTGTTATGACAGCGAATTTCCCCTGCTGGGCCGGGCGCTGACCGATTGCGACATCATCTGCGTGCCTTCGGTGACAGAGGCGCTGGCAGGCTATTGGCGGGTGCGCATCGGGGCAATGGCCCGCGCGCTGGAGAACCAGTGCATCACCGCCATGTCCAGCGTGGTGGGCGAGGGGGACTGGTCGGACGCGCTGGGCACCAGCTTTGGCGCGGGGGGCATCTTTGCCCCGCCGGACGTGGGTTTCCCGCCCACCGGCGTTCTTGCCGTCGGAGAGCTGAACGCCCCCGGCTGGACCTACGCCGAGGTCGATCTGGGCCAGGTTGCCCATGTCCGCCGCGATGGCGTGGTGCTGAACCGGCGCCACTGGAACGGCCAGATCGGGCGCGACGACGCCGCGCCATCTGTCAGATTGCGCTGA
- a CDS encoding aromatic ring-hydroxylating dioxygenase subunit alpha: MLRESDVLSTLMRRKPAHSLPQDLYCDEGVFAADMARIWYREWLFVLASCEIPKAGNYVVHEIGAYSVVIVRGNDGEIRAFHNSCRHRGSVLCKTKKGTGPKLVCPYHQWTYELDGRLLWAREMGPDFDASKHGLKQVHCRNISGMVYICLADEAPAIEEFAAQTARYLAPHDLENSKIAYESTIIENGNWKLVWENNRECYHCSGNHPSLCRTFPDDPRAIGNDDSGELNGLQQQHSDRCEPVGAPSAHLESASGDWRFVRTPLLDGAESYTMDGKVAVSKPNSSIPFKDAGSLLKYKYPGTWNHFLSDHILLFCITPISATQTEVCTKWLVHKDAVEGQDYDLKRLTEVWIDTNDEDREVVENNQRGIQSPAYVPGPYSPTHEGGNIQFTDWYANTMIRAITGGATPMAAE, from the coding sequence ATGCTGCGTGAATCAGATGTCCTTTCAACCTTGATGCGCCGCAAGCCCGCGCATTCCCTGCCTCAAGACCTGTATTGCGATGAAGGTGTCTTTGCCGCTGATATGGCCCGTATCTGGTACAGGGAATGGCTGTTCGTTCTTGCCTCCTGCGAGATCCCGAAAGCCGGAAACTACGTCGTGCACGAGATCGGCGCCTATTCCGTGGTGATCGTGCGGGGCAACGATGGCGAGATTCGCGCCTTTCACAACTCCTGCCGGCATCGCGGGTCCGTGCTGTGCAAGACCAAGAAGGGGACCGGTCCGAAACTGGTGTGCCCCTACCACCAGTGGACCTATGAGCTGGATGGCAGGCTGCTTTGGGCGCGTGAGATGGGGCCCGATTTCGATGCATCCAAGCACGGACTGAAACAGGTGCATTGCCGCAATATTTCGGGGATGGTCTATATCTGCCTTGCCGACGAGGCCCCGGCGATCGAGGAATTCGCTGCCCAGACCGCGCGCTACCTTGCGCCGCATGATCTGGAAAACTCAAAGATCGCCTATGAGAGCACCATCATCGAGAACGGCAACTGGAAGCTGGTCTGGGAAAACAACCGCGAATGCTATCACTGCTCTGGCAACCATCCGTCGCTGTGCCGGACTTTCCCCGACGATCCGCGCGCCATCGGCAACGATGACAGCGGCGAATTGAACGGGTTGCAACAGCAGCACAGCGACCGCTGCGAGCCGGTCGGCGCGCCCTCGGCCCATCTGGAATCGGCGTCGGGCGACTGGCGGTTCGTGCGGACGCCTCTGCTGGACGGGGCGGAAAGCTACACGATGGATGGAAAAGTGGCGGTGTCGAAGCCGAACTCCTCCATTCCCTTCAAGGACGCCGGATCCTTGCTGAAATACAAGTATCCCGGAACCTGGAACCATTTCCTGTCCGACCATATTCTCTTGTTCTGCATCACGCCGATCAGCGCCACACAGACCGAGGTCTGCACCAAATGGCTGGTCCACAAGGACGCGGTCGAGGGGCAGGATTACGACCTGAAGCGTCTGACCGAAGTCTGGATCGACACGAACGACGAAGACCGCGAAGTGGTCGAGAACAACCAGCGCGGCATCCAGTCACCGGCCTATGTGCCCGGCCCTTATTCGCCGACCCACGAGGGCGGCAACATCCAGTTCACCGATTGGTATGCAAACACGATGATCCGCGCGATCACCGGCGGCGCGACCCCG
- a CDS encoding DNA gyrase inhibitor YacG — protein MACPMCGKTTVKPYRPFCSRRCADLDLAKWFNGSYATPSRDPDDIEAAIEAAEAADDTPPKPH, from the coding sequence ATGGCCTGTCCTATGTGCGGCAAGACCACGGTGAAGCCATACCGCCCCTTCTGTTCGCGCCGCTGCGCCGACCTGGATCTGGCGAAATGGTTCAACGGCAGCTACGCGACCCCCTCCAGGGACCCCGACGACATCGAAGCCGCCATCGAGGCCGCCGAAGCCGCAGACGACACGCCACCCAAGCCCCACTGA
- a CDS encoding TetR/AcrR family transcriptional regulator, with the protein MTAQTHPTPNDEKTTGWRGSRDVWMAAARQALIRSGVDAVKIQPLANQLQISRTSFYWFFKDRKALLAALLEEWDAKNTGAFVEACGAYAETISEAILNLITVFHDEALFEPQLDFAIRGWAHKSDATAALVHAADEARINAIRGMFARFGYAEDEAEVRARTVYLTQIGYISMQITESLATRMARTPGYVTTFCGSAPTQSELARFHARLKFAPPAA; encoded by the coding sequence ATGACAGCCCAGACCCATCCGACCCCGAACGACGAAAAGACCACCGGTTGGCGCGGGTCGCGCGACGTGTGGATGGCAGCGGCGCGACAGGCCCTGATCCGGTCCGGCGTCGATGCGGTCAAGATCCAGCCCCTGGCCAACCAGTTGCAGATCTCACGCACCAGTTTTTACTGGTTCTTCAAGGACCGAAAGGCACTCCTGGCCGCGCTGTTGGAGGAATGGGACGCCAAGAATACCGGCGCCTTTGTCGAGGCGTGCGGCGCCTATGCCGAAACGATTTCGGAGGCGATCCTGAACCTGATCACCGTCTTCCACGACGAGGCGCTGTTCGAGCCGCAGCTGGATTTCGCGATCCGGGGATGGGCGCATAAATCCGATGCCACCGCGGCTCTCGTCCATGCCGCCGACGAGGCCCGGATCAATGCGATCCGTGGGATGTTCGCACGCTTCGGCTATGCCGAGGACGAAGCCGAGGTGCGCGCCCGCACCGTCTACCTCACCCAGATCGGATATATCTCGATGCAGATCACCGAAAGCCTCGCCACGCGGATGGCCCGCACCCCCGGCTACGTGACCACCTTTTGCGGCAGCGCCCCGACGCAAAGCGAACTCGCCCGCTTTCACGCCCGCCTGAAGTTTGCCCCCCCTGCCGCGTGA
- the cobB gene encoding Sir2 family NAD+-dependent deacetylase, which translates to MIHSRSKIVILTGAGISAESGIETFRAEDGLWARHRVEDVATPEGFARDPKLVVDFYNARRAQLPKVEPNAAHRALARLEAEHEGEVIVITQNVDDLHERGGSATVFHMHGELKSALCAACGHRWPAPMVMAPGDPCPACGAPAARPDVVWFGEMPYDMDLLFQHLSEADIFVSIGTSGNVYPAAGFVAEARRAGAHTIEFNLERSSVGNQFEEHRTGPASQTVTDWVEEFLRG; encoded by the coding sequence ATGATCCATTCCCGCAGCAAGATCGTGATCCTGACCGGCGCGGGCATTTCCGCCGAAAGCGGGATTGAGACCTTCCGCGCCGAAGACGGCCTCTGGGCGCGGCACCGGGTGGAGGACGTGGCCACGCCCGAAGGGTTCGCCCGCGATCCGAAACTGGTGGTCGATTTCTACAACGCCCGCCGCGCCCAACTGCCGAAGGTCGAGCCGAACGCCGCGCACCGTGCCCTCGCCCGGCTGGAGGCGGAGCACGAGGGCGAGGTGATCGTGATCACCCAGAACGTCGATGACCTGCACGAACGGGGCGGCTCCGCGACCGTGTTTCACATGCACGGAGAGCTGAAGAGCGCGCTCTGCGCCGCCTGCGGCCACCGATGGCCCGCGCCGATGGTGATGGCACCCGGCGATCCCTGCCCCGCCTGCGGCGCCCCCGCCGCGCGGCCCGATGTGGTCTGGTTCGGCGAAATGCCCTATGACATGGACCTGCTGTTCCAGCACCTGAGCGAGGCGGACATCTTTGTCTCCATCGGCACCTCAGGCAATGTCTACCCCGCCGCCGGTTTCGTGGCCGAAGCCCGCCGCGCGGGCGCCCATACGATCGAGTTCAACCTTGAGCGGTCTTCGGTCGGCAACCAGTTCGAAGAACACCGCACCGGCCCCGCGTCACAGACCGTGACCGACTGGGTAGAGGAATTCCTGCGCGGGTAG
- a CDS encoding nucleoside triphosphate pyrophosphatase gives MTFILGSGSPRRLELLGQIGITPDHIRPPDIDETPQKGELPRPYCARMAREKAAAVPCDADDTVLCADTTVALGRRILGKPEDAAEAEAFLRMMSGRRHKVITAVAVKRGDRLWQRDAQSTVRMKSLSDADIAAYLATGDWQGKAGGYGIQGPAGALIPWISGSFTGIVGLPLAETAGLLTAAGHPMLKGRA, from the coding sequence ATGACATTCATTCTCGGATCAGGCAGCCCCCGACGGCTGGAACTGCTGGGGCAGATCGGCATCACGCCCGACCACATCCGCCCTCCCGACATCGACGAAACCCCGCAGAAGGGCGAACTGCCGCGGCCCTATTGCGCCCGCATGGCCCGGGAAAAGGCAGCGGCGGTGCCCTGCGACGCCGATGACACCGTGCTGTGCGCAGATACCACCGTGGCGCTCGGCCGGCGCATCCTGGGCAAGCCAGAGGATGCGGCAGAGGCCGAGGCGTTCCTGCGGATGATGTCGGGCCGCCGGCACAAGGTCATCACCGCCGTCGCGGTCAAACGGGGCGACCGTCTGTGGCAGCGCGACGCGCAGAGCACCGTGCGCATGAAGTCCCTCTCTGACGCCGACATCGCCGCCTATCTCGCCACCGGTGACTGGCAGGGCAAGGCGGGCGGTTATGGCATTCAGGGACCCGCCGGGGCGCTGATCCCCTGGATCAGCGGCTCTTTCACCGGGATCGTCGGGCTGCCCCTGGCCGAAACCGCTGGTCTGCTGACCGCAGCGGGCCATCCGATGCTGAAAGGACGCGCATGA
- a CDS encoding ribonuclease E/G: MKGRTIILDHLGDREAAALMVDGHLDDLLIDSDAPRPGTVYRAIADRPVKGQGGMFLKTPDGSAFLRQIKGLAPGQPILVQVTGFAEPGKAIPVTAKILFKSRFAIVTPDAPGLNISRGIKDEAERDRLLEIAHDVAGESEFGLILRSAAAGADEDDIAEDIAAMLGLADRVMGDTSDAMEVLCEGDGPHVLAWRDWIAPAEVVTEPGGFDIHGVLDAVSAARGPQVALGGGASMYVEPTRALVAVDVNTGSDASLAAGIKANMACARLLPRALRVRGLGGQITLDLAPMPKKDRRAFESALRAAFRGDDVETALVGWTPLGHFELQRKRIRAALSEDS, encoded by the coding sequence ATGAAGGGTCGAACGATCATACTGGACCACCTGGGCGACCGCGAGGCCGCCGCGCTGATGGTGGACGGGCATCTGGACGATCTGCTGATCGACAGCGACGCCCCCCGTCCCGGCACCGTCTACCGTGCCATCGCGGACCGTCCGGTCAAGGGGCAGGGCGGCATGTTCCTGAAAACCCCGGACGGCTCAGCCTTTCTGCGGCAGATCAAGGGGCTGGCGCCGGGTCAGCCGATCCTGGTGCAGGTCACGGGCTTTGCCGAGCCGGGCAAGGCGATCCCGGTGACCGCGAAGATCCTGTTCAAAAGCCGCTTTGCCATCGTCACCCCCGATGCGCCGGGGCTGAACATCTCGCGCGGGATCAAGGACGAGGCGGAGCGTGACCGCCTGCTTGAAATCGCGCATGACGTGGCCGGAGAGTCCGAATTCGGGCTGATCCTGCGCTCGGCGGCGGCCGGGGCGGACGAGGACGATATCGCCGAGGACATCGCCGCCATGCTCGGCCTCGCCGATCGGGTGATGGGCGACACCTCCGACGCGATGGAGGTGCTGTGCGAAGGCGACGGGCCGCATGTGCTGGCCTGGCGCGACTGGATCGCCCCGGCCGAGGTGGTGACGGAACCCGGCGGCTTTGACATTCACGGCGTGCTGGACGCGGTATCGGCGGCCCGTGGGCCTCAGGTGGCCCTGGGCGGCGGTGCGTCGATGTACGTCGAGCCGACCCGCGCGCTGGTGGCCGTGGACGTGAACACCGGCAGCGATGCCTCGCTTGCCGCGGGGATCAAGGCCAACATGGCCTGCGCGCGGCTTCTGCCCCGCGCGCTGCGGGTGCGCGGCCTGGGCGGCCAGATCACACTGGACCTCGCGCCGATGCCGAAAAAGGACCGCCGCGCCTTCGAATCCGCCTTGCGCGCCGCCTTCCGGGGTGACGACGTGGAAACCGCGCTGGTCGGCTGGACCCCGCTGGGCCATTTCGAACTGCAACGCAAGCGCATACGCGCGGCCCTGTCGGAGGATAGCTGA
- a CDS encoding LysR family transcriptional regulator: MLKKGVTLRGIEVFEALAQAGSVAQAAVATGLSQPAVSQQMRNLEQAVGADLIDHSRRPMRLTPAGELFLRHAGLALSELRQAQSEVTVMDLAHLEDLNLGIIDDFDNDLTPRLATILADSLTGCRFRMITDGSLALARAIEARELHIAIGARPDTPPEGVTEYPLARDPLIIVAPAGQDRTPEDLLAGSGALPLLHYAAEQLIAQQIDQHLAQAGLSLPTRFEIGSHLALMAMVARGIGWAITTPLGYMRAARFHDALQPMPLPLPDAARQITLFAGADWSDPVPRDIAGTMRRLMQTHMIAPATAQQPWLADGFHLIEDQTP, encoded by the coding sequence ATGCTGAAAAAAGGGGTCACGCTGCGCGGGATCGAGGTGTTCGAGGCGCTGGCGCAGGCCGGATCGGTGGCGCAGGCGGCCGTGGCCACGGGGCTCAGCCAGCCCGCGGTCAGCCAGCAGATGCGCAACCTGGAACAGGCGGTGGGGGCCGACCTGATCGACCATTCGCGTCGCCCCATGCGGCTGACCCCGGCGGGCGAGCTGTTCCTGCGTCACGCCGGTCTGGCGCTGTCCGAGCTGCGCCAGGCGCAAAGCGAGGTCACGGTGATGGACCTTGCCCACCTGGAGGACCTGAACCTCGGGATCATCGACGATTTCGACAACGACCTGACGCCGCGGCTGGCCACGATCCTGGCCGACAGCCTCACCGGCTGCCGGTTCCGCATGATCACCGACGGCAGCCTGGCACTGGCCCGGGCGATCGAGGCACGCGAGCTGCACATCGCCATCGGCGCCCGGCCCGACACCCCGCCCGAGGGCGTCACCGAATACCCCCTGGCGCGGGACCCGCTGATCATCGTCGCCCCCGCAGGGCAGGACCGCACGCCAGAGGACCTGCTGGCCGGATCCGGGGCGCTGCCGCTGCTGCACTACGCGGCAGAACAGCTGATCGCCCAGCAGATCGACCAGCACCTGGCGCAGGCGGGGCTGAGCCTGCCCACGCGGTTCGAGATCGGCAGCCACCTGGCGCTGATGGCGATGGTGGCGCGCGGCATCGGCTGGGCCATCACCACGCCGCTGGGCTACATGCGGGCCGCACGGTTCCACGATGCGTTGCAGCCGATGCCCCTGCCCCTGCCCGATGCGGCGCGCCAGATCACCCTTTTCGCCGGCGCGGACTGGTCCGACCCGGTGCCGCGCGATATAGCGGGCACCATGCGCCGCCTGATGCAGACCCACATGATCGCCCCGGCCACGGCACAGCAGCCCTGGCTGGCCGACGGCTTTCACCTGATCGAGGACCAGACCCCATGA
- the infA gene encoding translation initiation factor IF-1 has translation MAKEDTLEFPGVVKELLPNATFRVELENGHEIIAHTAGKMRKNRIRVLAGDKVQVEMTPYDLTKGRINYRFK, from the coding sequence ATGGCCAAGGAAGATACGCTCGAATTTCCCGGTGTCGTGAAGGAACTCCTGCCTAACGCGACGTTTCGGGTCGAGCTTGAGAATGGCCATGAGATCATCGCGCATACGGCAGGCAAGATGCGCAAGAACCGCATCCGTGTTCTGGCAGGCGACAAGGTGCAGGTGGAAATGACCCCTTACGATCTGACCAAGGGTCGGATCAATTACCGGTTCAAGTAG
- a CDS encoding NADH:flavin oxidoreductase, translated as MSTDPLLQPYQLKHLTLRNRIMTTSHEPAYPEDGMPKERYAAYHAERAKAGVALAMTAGSAAVSKDSPPVFNNILAYRDEVVPWIRKLTDACHDHGCAVMIQLTHLGRRTAWNKGAWLPSVSSSKHREPAHRAFPKLAEDWDIERIITDFADATDRMKAGGMDGIELQVYGHLLDQFWSPLTNDLDGPYGGQTLDTRMQLLMDVLGGIRKRVGDDFIVGLRYTADEAEAGGITEEDGIEISKRLAASGMVDFLNVVRGRIHTDPAMTDVIPIQGMKNAPHLDFAGRVKQATGMPTFHAAKIPDVATARHAVSAGLLDMVGMTRAHMADPHVVRKIMEGREDDIRPCVGATFCLDRIYQAGDALCIHNAATGRELTMPHDIAPAGVRKKVVIIGAGPAGLEAARVAAERGHRVTVFEAQPDPGGQIRLTAQNPRRREMISIIDWRMAQCAARDVEFRFNSWAEVDDITALNPDVVIVATGGLPNTELFESGKDQDLVVTAWDIIAGDVKPGQNVLIYDESGDHPGVMAAEIAANAGATVEVMTPDRTFAPDIMAMNLVPYMRALQDKDVTFTVTRRLLDVQREGNRLRAVIGTDYSDLKTDKTYDQVVVNYGTLPLDDLYFDLKPLSSNGGAVDYDALIDGQPQDVTRNPEGGFALYRIGDAVSARNTHAAIYDALRLVKDI; from the coding sequence ATGTCCACCGATCCCCTTTTGCAGCCCTACCAGCTCAAGCATCTGACCCTGCGCAACCGCATCATGACCACCAGCCACGAGCCGGCCTATCCCGAGGATGGCATGCCGAAAGAACGCTATGCCGCGTATCACGCGGAACGGGCCAAGGCGGGCGTGGCGTTGGCGATGACGGCAGGTTCGGCCGCCGTATCCAAGGACAGCCCGCCGGTGTTCAACAACATCCTCGCCTACCGCGACGAGGTGGTGCCGTGGATCAGGAAGCTGACCGATGCCTGCCACGACCACGGCTGCGCGGTGATGATCCAGCTGACGCATCTGGGCCGTCGCACGGCCTGGAACAAGGGGGCCTGGCTGCCTTCGGTGTCGTCGTCCAAGCATCGCGAACCGGCGCATCGCGCCTTTCCCAAGCTGGCCGAAGACTGGGACATAGAACGCATCATCACCGATTTCGCCGATGCCACCGACCGGATGAAGGCGGGTGGCATGGACGGGATCGAATTGCAGGTCTATGGCCATCTGCTGGATCAGTTCTGGTCGCCTTTGACCAATGATCTGGATGGGCCTTACGGGGGACAGACGCTCGACACCCGGATGCAGCTGCTGATGGATGTGCTGGGCGGTATTCGCAAGCGGGTCGGCGACGACTTTATCGTCGGGCTGCGCTACACGGCGGACGAGGCCGAGGCGGGCGGCATCACAGAAGAGGACGGGATCGAGATTTCGAAACGGCTTGCCGCGTCGGGCATGGTCGATTTCCTGAATGTGGTGCGGGGGCGTATCCATACCGATCCGGCCATGACCGATGTGATCCCGATCCAGGGCATGAAGAACGCGCCGCATCTGGATTTCGCCGGTCGGGTGAAGCAGGCCACCGGCATGCCGACCTTTCATGCGGCCAAGATCCCCGATGTGGCCACCGCGCGCCATGCCGTGTCCGCGGGCCTGCTGGACATGGTGGGCATGACGCGGGCGCATATGGCCGACCCCCATGTGGTAAGAAAGATCATGGAAGGGCGCGAGGATGACATTCGCCCCTGTGTCGGTGCGACCTTCTGTCTGGATCGCATCTATCAGGCGGGTGATGCGCTGTGCATCCACAACGCCGCGACGGGGCGTGAGCTGACCATGCCGCACGATATTGCGCCTGCCGGGGTCCGCAAGAAGGTGGTCATCATCGGCGCAGGTCCGGCGGGGCTTGAGGCCGCGCGCGTTGCCGCCGAGCGGGGCCACCGCGTGACCGTGTTCGAGGCGCAGCCCGATCCTGGCGGCCAGATCCGGCTGACCGCACAGAACCCGCGCCGCCGCGAGATGATCTCGATCATCGACTGGCGGATGGCGCAATGCGCGGCGCGTGACGTCGAGTTCCGGTTCAATTCCTGGGCCGAAGTCGATGACATCACGGCACTGAACCCGGACGTGGTCATCGTCGCCACCGGCGGCCTGCCCAATACCGAGCTGTTCGAAAGCGGCAAGGACCAGGATCTGGTCGTGACCGCCTGGGATATCATCGCCGGTGACGTCAAGCCGGGACAGAACGTGCTGATCTACGATGAAAGCGGAGATCACCCCGGTGTCATGGCCGCCGAAATCGCCGCGAACGCGGGCGCCACGGTCGAGGTCATGACCCCCGACCGGACCTTTGCGCCCGACATCATGGCGATGAACCTTGTGCCCTACATGCGGGCGCTGCAGGACAAGGACGTGACCTTTACCGTCACACGCCGCCTGCTGGACGTGCAGCGGGAGGGCAACAGGCTGAGGGCGGTGATCGGCACGGATTACAGCGACCTGAAGACCGACAAGACCTATGATCAGGTGGTGGTGAACTACGGCACGCTGCCGCTGGACGATCTGTATTTCGACCTCAAACCGCTGTCGTCGAACGGCGGGGCGGTGGATTACGATGCGCTGATCGACGGCCAGCCGCAGGACGTGACGCGCAATCCTGAAGGGGGCTTTGCGCTTTACCGCATCGGCGACGCGGTCAGCGCACGCAACACGCACGCCGCGATCTACGACGCGCTGAGGTTGGTGAAGGACATCTGA